A genomic region of Thermodesulfobium narugense DSM 14796 contains the following coding sequences:
- the folK gene encoding 2-amino-4-hydroxy-6-hydroxymethyldihydropteridine diphosphokinase encodes MPFAYLSLGSNIGYRKKYLKKAIKFLRKNCCELLAVSNIYTTEPLEVTNQPYFANCLIKVKTKLSPISLLHLCKHIEKEIGRFKTFRYGPRVIDIDILSYNYCIGSNDMIEILNHSYNVANKELTIPHPKSVERDFIRVLFDEVLGNSYKKLQGVNRGDKIGHRASRS; translated from the coding sequence ATGCCATTTGCATATTTGTCTCTTGGATCAAACATTGGATATAGGAAAAAATATTTAAAAAAAGCAATAAAGTTTTTAAGAAAAAACTGCTGTGAATTGCTAGCTGTTTCGAATATATACACTACAGAACCTCTTGAGGTTACCAATCAACCATATTTTGCAAACTGTTTGATAAAAGTCAAAACAAAGCTTTCACCCATCTCTCTCCTTCATTTGTGCAAACACATAGAAAAGGAAATAGGGAGGTTTAAAACATTTAGATATGGGCCAAGAGTTATTGACATTGATATATTAAGTTATAATTATTGTATAGGAAGTAATGATATGATAGAAATATTAAACCATTCTTATAATGTAGCAAATAAAGAATTGACCATCCCACACCCAAAAAGTGTGGAAAGGGATTTCATTAGAGTCTTATTTGATGAAGTTCTCGGAAATTCTTATAAGAAATTACAAGGAGTGAACAGAGGGGATAAAATTGGCCACAGAGCTAGTAGAAGTTAA
- the folP gene encoding dihydropteroate synthase has protein sequence MIFKARNRSFDLKKTIIFGILNVTPDSFYDGGRWCEPDIAIKRAFKMIEEGADIIDLGGESTKPFVDPTPLDVEIERILPVLKELVKNDISVSVDTYKPEVAKIALEEGAIIINDIFGLRSEGMLETISSFNPKPGIIIMHMKKNPKEMQINPEYDNIFNEISEFLHAQAKKAISAGFTKENILLDVGLGFGKSFKDNLKLCSNYERFLKDNFLHLIGPSRKSFTGLVSKGVPTEDRLPATISVSSICVYKGIHALRVHDVKEIRLACDMAEEMRKLNI, from the coding sequence ATGATATTTAAAGCACGTAACAGAAGTTTTGATTTGAAAAAAACTATTATCTTTGGAATTTTAAACGTAACGCCCGATTCATTTTATGACGGCGGCAGGTGGTGTGAACCCGATATAGCAATAAAGAGAGCCTTCAAAATGATTGAAGAAGGCGCAGATATAATTGACTTAGGCGGGGAATCTACAAAACCTTTTGTTGATCCTACCCCGCTAGATGTAGAAATAGAAAGAATTCTGCCAGTTTTAAAGGAATTGGTCAAAAATGATATAAGCGTTTCAGTTGACACCTACAAGCCAGAGGTGGCAAAAATTGCTCTGGAAGAAGGCGCTATCATAATTAACGATATCTTTGGCCTTAGATCTGAGGGCATGTTAGAAACAATTTCTTCATTTAATCCTAAGCCTGGCATAATTATAATGCACATGAAAAAGAATCCTAAAGAAATGCAGATTAATCCTGAGTATGACAACATCTTTAACGAAATCTCAGAATTTCTGCACGCTCAAGCTAAAAAGGCCATCAGTGCTGGTTTTACAAAAGAAAATATACTCTTAGATGTTGGACTTGGCTTTGGGAAGAGTTTTAAGGATAATTTGAAACTGTGCTCAAATTATGAAAGGTTTTTAAAAGACAATTTCCTTCACCTCATAGGCCCTTCTAGAAAAAGTTTTACTGGACTTGTTTCAAAGGGCGTTCCTACTGAGGATAGATTGCCAGCAACTATTAGCGTATCCAGCATATGTGTTTACAAGGGAATACATGCACTTCGAGTCCACGATGTAAAAGAAATAAGACTTGCTTGTGATATGGCAGAAGAAATGAGAAAATTAAATATTTAA
- a CDS encoding bifunctional nuclease family protein, with protein sequence MATELVEVKVLGVTIDPTNNQTVVILKEIDSDRVLPIWVGPFEAGAIAMAIEKIKPPRPIAYDLISDIMQVFDLNVVKVIIESLKDGVFYAQIVISQNDREEYLDCRPSDSIAIAVRLLAPIYVKRDLFESSSVSFIKKEIDDEEEETKKFKDFIKNLKPSDFKWH encoded by the coding sequence TTGGCCACAGAGCTAGTAGAAGTTAAGGTTTTAGGCGTAACGATCGACCCGACCAACAACCAAACTGTTGTAATACTAAAAGAAATTGACTCAGATAGAGTTTTGCCAATATGGGTAGGCCCGTTTGAGGCCGGGGCAATCGCTATGGCTATAGAAAAGATAAAACCCCCAAGACCCATAGCATACGACCTTATAAGTGATATTATGCAAGTATTTGATCTAAATGTAGTAAAAGTAATTATAGAATCTTTAAAAGACGGCGTCTTTTATGCTCAAATAGTAATTTCTCAAAATGATAGGGAAGAATATTTAGATTGTAGACCATCTGACTCTATTGCAATTGCAGTGAGACTTCTTGCTCCAATATACGTCAAAAGAGATCTTTTTGAGTCTTCATCGGTAAGCTTTATAAAAAAGGAAATAGATGATGAGGAGGAGGAAACAAAAAAGTTTAAAGACTTCATAAAAAATCTAAAACCTTCCGATTTCAAATGGCATTAA